A DNA window from Paralichthys olivaceus isolate ysfri-2021 chromosome 3, ASM2471397v2, whole genome shotgun sequence contains the following coding sequences:
- the scamp4 gene encoding secretory carrier-associated membrane protein 4 isoform X2, producing the protein MMYSGTLCMNVIACIAWWAGGGSATNFGFSLLWLILFSPCSYTCWFRPLYKAFRADSSFNFMAFFFIFFLQCVLALIQTIGISNWGTCGWIATVMFFSQNVGSAIVMLIATLLFTLVTALMALVLIRVHRLYRGGGGSLERAQEEWSTGLWKNAPVREAGFNAVSQTAQGPSLPQYPAAVPSYPDNGHW; encoded by the exons ATGA TGTATTCAGGCACGCTGTGCATGAACGTGATCGCGTGTATTGCCTGGTGGGCCGGGGGTGGAAGTGCCACAAACTTTGGCTTCTCCCTGCTCTGGCTCATCCTCTTCAGCCCCTGTAGTTACACCTGCTGGTTCAGACCACTCTACAAAGCCTTCAG GGCTGATAGCTCGTTCAACTTCATGGCCTTCTTCTTCATATTCTTTCTCCAGTGTGTCTTGGCCCTCATCCAGACTATAGGCATATCTAACTGGGGAACATG CGGCTGGATTGCCACGGTGATGTTTTTCAGCCAAAATGTGGGCTCCGCTATAGTGATGCTTATTGCAACTCTGCTCTTCACTCTGGTGACTGCTTTAATGGCACTGGTGCTCATTAGG GTGCACAGACTGTACCGTGGCGGTGGCGGCAGTCTGGAGCGCGCTCAGGAGGAGTGGAGCACCGGCCTGTGGAAAAATGCTCCAGTGAGGGAAGCAGGGTTCAACGCTGTGTCTCAGACAGCCCAGGGCCCGAGCTTGCCCCAGTACCCTGCAGCAGTGCCGAGCTATCCTGACAACGGTCACTGGTGA
- the scamp4 gene encoding secretory carrier-associated membrane protein 4 isoform X1, whose translation MGERVNNFPPLPQILRIKPCFYQNIEEEIPAPHQQLVRRVYILWMMYSGTLCMNVIACIAWWAGGGSATNFGFSLLWLILFSPCSYTCWFRPLYKAFRADSSFNFMAFFFIFFLQCVLALIQTIGISNWGTCGWIATVMFFSQNVGSAIVMLIATLLFTLVTALMALVLIRVHRLYRGGGGSLERAQEEWSTGLWKNAPVREAGFNAVSQTAQGPSLPQYPAAVPSYPDNGHW comes from the exons ATGGGAG AGCGCGTGAATAACTTTCCTCCCCTGCCtcagattttgagaataaaaccATGTTTCTACCAGAACATTGAGGAGGAAATCCCTGCACCCCACCAGCAGTTGGTGCGCAGAGTCTACATTCTCTGGATGA TGTATTCAGGCACGCTGTGCATGAACGTGATCGCGTGTATTGCCTGGTGGGCCGGGGGTGGAAGTGCCACAAACTTTGGCTTCTCCCTGCTCTGGCTCATCCTCTTCAGCCCCTGTAGTTACACCTGCTGGTTCAGACCACTCTACAAAGCCTTCAG GGCTGATAGCTCGTTCAACTTCATGGCCTTCTTCTTCATATTCTTTCTCCAGTGTGTCTTGGCCCTCATCCAGACTATAGGCATATCTAACTGGGGAACATG CGGCTGGATTGCCACGGTGATGTTTTTCAGCCAAAATGTGGGCTCCGCTATAGTGATGCTTATTGCAACTCTGCTCTTCACTCTGGTGACTGCTTTAATGGCACTGGTGCTCATTAGG GTGCACAGACTGTACCGTGGCGGTGGCGGCAGTCTGGAGCGCGCTCAGGAGGAGTGGAGCACCGGCCTGTGGAAAAATGCTCCAGTGAGGGAAGCAGGGTTCAACGCTGTGTCTCAGACAGCCCAGGGCCCGAGCTTGCCCCAGTACCCTGCAGCAGTGCCGAGCTATCCTGACAACGGTCACTGGTGA